In a genomic window of uncultured Sphaerochaeta sp.:
- a CDS encoding transketolase C-terminal domain-containing protein, giving the protein MKSNRVEYGDTLVELAAERPELVVLDADVAKSTGTIQFKAAYPDRFVNVGIAEQNMIGMAAGLATCGKLPFLATFGVFSSMRAVEQLRNAVCYPNLNVKVAGTHSGLETGEDGATHQSVEDISIIRSIPNIRLFVPASPIATHYLTRLAAEIEGPVYLRFGKADAVELYDADEKFPLGGSKQLAEGTDATILAIGNMVEVALDAAKLLAEEGIKVRVLDMYSLKPFDEQAVMKAAKETKALVTLEDHSIIGGLGGLVSETIAGKVCVPLVKLGVKDVFGRSGTKSELFELFGFTPKAVAEAVRSLQ; this is encoded by the coding sequence ATGAAATCAAATAGGGTTGAATATGGAGATACACTGGTAGAGTTGGCCGCCGAACGGCCTGAGTTGGTCGTCCTTGATGCTGATGTAGCAAAATCGACGGGAACCATTCAGTTCAAGGCGGCATATCCCGATCGTTTTGTGAACGTAGGAATTGCCGAACAGAATATGATCGGTATGGCAGCCGGCTTGGCAACCTGCGGAAAGCTCCCGTTTCTGGCAACTTTCGGAGTCTTTTCCAGCATGAGAGCAGTGGAACAGTTGCGTAACGCAGTCTGCTATCCTAACCTCAATGTGAAGGTTGCAGGTACACACTCCGGTCTGGAAACTGGTGAGGATGGAGCCACCCACCAATCGGTTGAGGATATTTCCATTATCCGCAGCATTCCTAATATCAGGCTTTTTGTCCCTGCTTCTCCGATAGCAACACACTATCTCACGAGACTTGCTGCCGAAATCGAAGGCCCTGTCTACCTGAGATTCGGAAAAGCAGACGCCGTTGAACTGTACGATGCCGATGAAAAGTTCCCCTTGGGTGGCAGCAAGCAACTTGCTGAAGGTACTGACGCAACCATCCTTGCCATCGGGAATATGGTGGAAGTGGCTTTGGATGCGGCAAAGTTGCTTGCAGAAGAAGGCATCAAGGTACGAGTGTTGGATATGTACTCACTCAAGCCGTTTGATGAGCAAGCGGTGATGAAGGCAGCGAAGGAGACAAAGGCCTTGGTCACGTTGGAAGATCACAGCATTATCGGTGGTTTGGGTGGTCTCGTAAGCGAAACCATTGCAGGAAAGGTCTGTGTTCCCTTGGTAAAGCTTGGGGTCAAGGATGTCTTCGGCCGGTCGGGCACCAAGAGTGAGCTGTTTGAGCTCTTTGGATTCACCCCGAAAGCCGTAGCAGAGGCAGTTCGCTCCCTGCAGTGA
- the dctP gene encoding DctP family TRAP transporter solute-binding subunit produces MKKFGRILVLAVVLMVTASLLFAAGAQEQKKVVLKVGHVFAATHPWQINLEGMANDVSEATNGAVEIQVFPAAQLGGDRDVAEGLRLGTIEMGLFGTGALQSLDKRMIIEELPYAWETREKAYAAMDGKLGDALDKVMLEYGIVGLHYWESGYRHITNNTRPINSVADLKGLALRVPEAEMRIDTFKQLGALPTPLAFGELFTALQQGVVSGQENPLATIYSSRFQEVQKYLSLSYHIWGSGYLGISEKAWKSLSKEQQDILVEKAVAWGIKCRQDIASSDAEYLEMLKKDGMQVNETNFAEFQNAVKPVWDKYEKEYGTELMSLVREYAK; encoded by the coding sequence ATGAAAAAGTTTGGTCGGATTCTGGTTCTTGCTGTCGTCCTTATGGTGACGGCATCCCTGCTGTTCGCCGCTGGTGCGCAAGAGCAGAAGAAAGTAGTATTGAAGGTTGGGCATGTGTTTGCAGCAACCCACCCCTGGCAGATCAACCTCGAAGGCATGGCCAATGATGTGAGCGAAGCCACAAACGGCGCTGTAGAAATCCAGGTCTTCCCGGCTGCACAGCTTGGTGGAGATCGTGACGTTGCAGAAGGTCTGAGACTTGGAACCATCGAGATGGGCCTGTTCGGAACCGGTGCCCTGCAGTCCTTGGACAAGAGAATGATCATCGAAGAGCTTCCGTATGCTTGGGAAACCAGAGAAAAGGCATATGCAGCCATGGATGGAAAGCTTGGAGATGCTCTTGATAAGGTCATGCTCGAATACGGTATCGTAGGTCTCCATTATTGGGAGAGCGGCTATCGCCACATCACCAACAATACCAGACCCATCAACAGTGTTGCTGACCTCAAGGGTCTTGCACTCCGCGTTCCCGAAGCTGAAATGAGAATTGATACATTCAAGCAGCTTGGCGCACTTCCTACTCCGCTTGCTTTCGGTGAACTCTTTACCGCTCTGCAACAGGGTGTTGTGTCCGGCCAGGAAAACCCGCTTGCAACCATCTACTCTTCCCGCTTCCAGGAAGTTCAGAAGTATCTCTCCCTCTCCTACCACATCTGGGGTTCAGGCTATCTCGGAATCAGTGAGAAGGCATGGAAGTCCCTTTCAAAAGAACAGCAGGATATCCTCGTTGAGAAGGCAGTTGCTTGGGGCATTAAATGTCGCCAGGACATCGCCAGCAGCGATGCTGAATATCTTGAAATGTTGAAGAAAGATGGCATGCAGGTCAACGAGACCAACTTTGCAGAGTTCCAGAACGCGGTCAAGCCCGTTTGGGACAAGTATGAGAAGGAATATGGTACAGAGTTGATGAGTCTTGTTCGTGAGTATGCAAAGTAA
- a CDS encoding GTP-binding protein — MKQKSISLFIITGFLGSGKTSVLNSLLEHMQTLQVGLILNDFGSISIDGALVNQSSGIVSTKSLSGGQIFCNCLSGSFVKTIEEMSLLMPDVIFVEASGLAKPSSLMDIICMVAARTEQRVSYKGMLCIIDAQRYPLLSQSLMTLEEQVVYSDWFILNKKDLVDELGLESVRKAIDILCPGAPLVPTSFGKVDEAFVSLLLSGKKTKAQTTTDASLYLGWGDQGRPKSCLFVVEQACEHIHLTKFLTQVSPAFFRIKGFVPARKGKVWSVSAVGEQYSIQESQLTDAIRIGLVCIHAANVQAEDLLIEAWNSLGESDIPCQIHTS; from the coding sequence ATGAAGCAGAAAAGCATATCGCTCTTCATCATCACAGGCTTTCTTGGTTCAGGCAAAACATCGGTCCTGAACAGCCTGTTGGAGCATATGCAAACACTACAAGTTGGTCTGATCCTCAACGATTTTGGTTCAATAAGTATCGATGGGGCACTGGTGAACCAATCAAGTGGCATTGTTTCCACAAAGAGTCTTTCAGGTGGGCAGATTTTCTGCAACTGTCTCAGTGGGTCGTTTGTCAAAACCATTGAAGAAATGTCCCTCCTTATGCCGGATGTCATCTTTGTCGAAGCCTCGGGCTTGGCAAAGCCATCTTCATTGATGGATATCATCTGTATGGTAGCCGCTCGTACCGAGCAGCGGGTCTCGTACAAAGGAATGCTCTGCATCATCGATGCACAGCGATATCCTCTACTCTCCCAGTCGTTGATGACGCTGGAAGAGCAGGTGGTTTACAGCGATTGGTTCATCCTGAACAAGAAAGACTTAGTTGATGAGTTAGGCCTGGAGTCGGTCAGAAAGGCAATTGATATCCTGTGTCCTGGTGCACCACTGGTTCCTACCTCGTTTGGTAAGGTGGATGAAGCATTTGTTTCATTGCTTCTCTCTGGAAAGAAAACGAAAGCACAGACAACAACCGATGCATCGTTGTATCTCGGATGGGGTGATCAAGGCAGGCCAAAGAGCTGTCTCTTTGTGGTGGAACAAGCGTGTGAACATATTCATCTGACCAAGTTTTTGACACAGGTTTCTCCCGCCTTCTTTCGTATCAAGGGGTTCGTGCCCGCTCGGAAAGGAAAGGTGTGGAGTGTGAGTGCAGTTGGAGAGCAGTACTCGATTCAGGAGAGCCAGCTCACCGATGCAATTCGTATTGGTTTGGTGTGTATCCATGCTGCGAATGTTCAGGCAGAGGACCTGCTCATCGAGGCGTGGAATTCGCTTGGTGAGTCTGACATCCCGTGTCAGATTCACACAAGCTAG
- a CDS encoding TRAP transporter large permease, protein MYYILTLGLIVLLALGIPVGKALIISGLAGYIVNIGAVSAWVNAGVISQKMTYSLMNFLLLTIPLFILAAKVMNGSSITKKIFDFANTSVGFLPGGLAHANIFASLLFAGMSGAAVSDAAGLGRIEIESMKSNGYDAEFSAAVTAASSTIGPIFPPSVPMVVYSTISGVSVGKLFLGGVVPGILMTVTMMVMVVLYARKRNYPRMPFPTPKALWVSFKQAVLALLTPVILLAGIWTGVFTPTESAVIAAAYALLVSFFVYKELNLKTLFTILKETARDTAGIGIVIAAAAFYGWVLARSGLTYQFAQWIGGVTQSPIIFLLMINVFFLIVGCFLEAIAAIMIFGPILYAPAIALGVDPLQFGVVMVLNLMIGLLTPPFGIVLFITQNLAGISFQKMVKAILPFFIPLLTVLLLMTFFPQIVTWLPNLMQ, encoded by the coding sequence ATGTATTATATCTTGACACTTGGACTGATTGTCCTGCTTGCCTTGGGCATCCCTGTCGGGAAAGCCCTCATCATCAGTGGTTTGGCAGGCTATATTGTGAACATCGGAGCTGTCAGTGCATGGGTCAATGCTGGAGTCATATCCCAAAAGATGACCTACAGCCTCATGAACTTCCTCCTCTTGACCATTCCCTTGTTCATCCTTGCTGCCAAGGTGATGAATGGTTCGAGTATCACCAAGAAAATTTTTGACTTTGCCAATACTTCGGTAGGATTCCTCCCTGGGGGCTTGGCCCACGCAAACATTTTTGCAAGTCTTCTGTTCGCAGGTATGTCCGGTGCTGCAGTTTCTGATGCGGCTGGACTTGGTCGTATCGAAATTGAGTCTATGAAATCAAACGGGTATGATGCAGAGTTCAGTGCAGCGGTTACCGCAGCCTCTTCCACCATCGGACCCATCTTCCCTCCGAGCGTACCCATGGTTGTCTACTCCACCATCAGTGGTGTCTCAGTAGGTAAGCTGTTTCTCGGTGGAGTAGTCCCTGGAATTCTGATGACCGTCACCATGATGGTCATGGTGGTACTATATGCCCGCAAGCGCAACTATCCTCGCATGCCATTTCCTACACCCAAAGCGCTATGGGTTTCCTTCAAGCAGGCTGTTTTAGCCTTGCTTACTCCGGTGATTCTTCTGGCAGGTATCTGGACAGGAGTTTTCACTCCAACGGAGTCTGCCGTCATTGCAGCAGCGTATGCCCTTTTGGTCAGTTTTTTCGTCTACAAGGAACTGAATTTGAAAACGCTGTTCACCATCCTCAAGGAAACTGCCCGTGATACTGCAGGCATTGGTATTGTTATTGCTGCAGCTGCGTTCTATGGATGGGTTTTGGCCCGTAGCGGTCTGACCTATCAGTTTGCCCAGTGGATTGGAGGCGTGACCCAGAGCCCAATCATATTCTTGTTGATGATCAACGTATTCTTCCTGATCGTCGGTTGTTTTCTTGAGGCTATAGCTGCCATTATGATTTTTGGCCCAATCCTGTATGCCCCAGCCATTGCACTGGGAGTTGATCCCTTGCAGTTTGGTGTGGTCATGGTATTGAACCTGATGATCGGTTTGTTGACGCCGCCTTTTGGGATCGTGCTGTTCATCACGCAAAACTTGGCAGGAATCAGTTTTCAGAAGATGGTTAAGGCAATCCTGCCGTTTTTCATACCCTTGCTTACGGTACTGCTGTTGATGACCTTCTTCCCACAGATTGTGACATGGCTCCCGAATCTCATGCAATAA
- a CDS encoding TRAP transporter substrate-binding protein produces the protein MKKHRILLALMVIALIAVPIFGAGTAESGAAAKKMTVNVASVFPPEGPVHELMVEFKKLTEERSNGRITVIIHPSGALGGEREVVEAIASGTVEMAAQGIMDLIMYMPEYTVFEEPFVIRDVEHLYKFWETVGDEMNGLLEEKAGIITAAIAVRGSRMVTSNKEIKTPADLKGLRFRLPQYPVRIKVFEAFGAIPTVVDFPEVYMALKTGTVDAQENPPETIYTYKYHEAQKYLINTAHVWSTARYQISKKWFDTISADDQSLLLAAWKDAETHIKKISYNPDTVYIQKLVDAGMILVQPDAEAFRKLAEPVMQEYDKTQWAPGLRKRIMDL, from the coding sequence ATGAAAAAGCATCGAATTCTGTTGGCTCTTATGGTTATTGCACTTATTGCAGTGCCAATCTTCGGCGCTGGTACCGCTGAAAGTGGTGCTGCGGCAAAGAAGATGACCGTCAATGTGGCATCCGTATTCCCGCCTGAGGGGCCGGTACATGAGCTCATGGTTGAGTTTAAGAAATTGACCGAAGAGCGGAGCAATGGCCGTATCACGGTCATTATTCACCCGAGTGGCGCCCTAGGAGGCGAGCGTGAAGTTGTTGAGGCAATTGCCAGCGGCACCGTCGAAATGGCAGCTCAGGGTATCATGGACCTTATCATGTATATGCCCGAGTACACTGTTTTTGAGGAACCGTTCGTCATTCGTGACGTTGAGCACCTCTACAAGTTCTGGGAAACTGTTGGCGACGAGATGAACGGTCTGCTCGAAGAGAAGGCTGGAATCATCACTGCTGCCATCGCAGTCCGTGGATCGCGCATGGTGACCTCCAACAAGGAGATCAAGACTCCTGCTGATCTCAAAGGTCTGCGTTTCCGCCTTCCCCAATACCCAGTACGCATCAAGGTTTTCGAGGCCTTCGGCGCAATTCCCACCGTTGTTGACTTCCCCGAAGTCTACATGGCACTGAAGACTGGTACCGTTGACGCCCAAGAGAATCCGCCTGAGACCATCTATACCTATAAGTACCATGAGGCTCAGAAGTATCTGATCAACACCGCTCACGTCTGGTCCACCGCACGGTATCAGATTTCCAAGAAGTGGTTTGACACCATCTCTGCAGACGACCAGAGCTTGTTGCTCGCTGCTTGGAAGGATGCCGAAACCCACATCAAGAAGATCTCTTACAATCCTGATACGGTCTACATCCAGAAGTTGGTGGATGCCGGCATGATCTTGGTCCAGCCGGATGCAGAAGCATTCAGAAAGCTTGCTGAACCTGTCATGCAGGAGTATGACAAGACCCAGTGGGCTCCCGGATTGAGAAAGAGGATCATGGATCTATAA
- a CDS encoding uroporphyrinogen decarboxylase family protein has protein sequence MMMLAHQRPDRPPMQVSFTPEFKQRLLGEYPSLDLASDPYALDIAIGSDLLLDSVGWMTAYNQPGEHYTDEWGVGWKAVEYSTPFGNGRYTEVEKNPLADDAAVASFKAPDPHRPHLYEPVKKLLANHGQTHCITGVVKTTIFESAWGLRGLEQMMMDFYLDPDIAHAILDIPFNYHREVAKEMVRLGVDMIWIGDDVGSQNGMMISPDTWRTFLKPRMAAFIASLREINKDIVVAYHSDGVINPIIGELMEVGVDILNPIQPNCMDPAELKKLYGSKLCFWGGIDQQSVLPFSKAEEVYETTKQMISILGKDGGYIAGPTHNVQLDVPMENFKAMVQAITEKE, from the coding sequence ATGATGATGTTGGCCCATCAGAGGCCCGATCGCCCACCCATGCAAGTGTCTTTCACTCCTGAATTCAAACAGAGATTGCTGGGGGAGTACCCTTCCCTGGATCTCGCCTCAGATCCTTATGCTTTGGACATCGCCATCGGCAGTGACCTTCTTTTGGATAGTGTTGGCTGGATGACCGCCTACAACCAACCGGGAGAACACTATACCGATGAGTGGGGTGTCGGCTGGAAGGCGGTCGAATACTCCACTCCATTTGGAAACGGACGTTATACCGAAGTTGAGAAGAACCCTCTTGCCGATGACGCAGCAGTTGCCTCGTTCAAAGCCCCGGATCCTCACAGACCTCACTTGTACGAACCGGTCAAGAAGCTGTTGGCAAACCATGGGCAAACCCACTGTATTACCGGCGTGGTAAAAACCACCATTTTTGAAAGCGCTTGGGGACTTCGTGGTTTGGAACAGATGATGATGGATTTCTATCTTGATCCAGATATCGCCCATGCCATCTTGGATATTCCCTTCAACTATCATAGGGAAGTGGCAAAGGAGATGGTTCGCTTGGGTGTGGATATGATCTGGATCGGTGATGATGTGGGCAGCCAAAACGGTATGATGATCAGTCCGGATACCTGGAGAACCTTCCTCAAGCCAAGGATGGCGGCTTTCATCGCATCACTGCGTGAGATAAACAAGGATATCGTTGTTGCCTATCACTCCGATGGTGTCATCAATCCCATTATCGGAGAGCTGATGGAAGTAGGAGTTGATATTCTCAACCCAATCCAACCCAACTGCATGGACCCCGCTGAATTGAAAAAGCTGTATGGGTCGAAGCTCTGCTTCTGGGGAGGAATTGACCAACAGAGTGTACTTCCGTTCTCCAAAGCCGAAGAAGTGTATGAAACCACCAAGCAGATGATATCTATTCTTGGCAAGGATGGCGGATACATTGCAGGTCCTACGCACAATGTACAGCTCGATGTTCCGATGGAGAACTTCAAGGCAATGGTTCAGGCGATCACCGAGAAAGAGTAG
- a CDS encoding TRAP transporter small permease subunit: MKKIIQFADLVGGLLIAILFLVVLLQVVARVILHVPTSWTVEFGRVLFVAIVFIGSVVLMYSHGHMVITTLLEKLPPRIKKGVEIFNALLLSLMLFIFCYGAVEKTVTNWDIVIPTLEWMTNGYMYLIVLLGGLGMLVCALIDLVALFRRSA, encoded by the coding sequence ATGAAAAAAATTATCCAGTTTGCTGATTTAGTTGGAGGTTTGCTGATAGCCATCCTCTTCCTCGTAGTGCTTTTGCAAGTAGTTGCACGAGTTATTCTCCATGTTCCCACCTCCTGGACGGTAGAGTTTGGACGAGTCCTTTTCGTTGCAATCGTTTTCATAGGCTCAGTTGTCTTGATGTACTCACACGGGCACATGGTCATTACTACGCTCTTGGAGAAATTGCCTCCTCGAATCAAGAAAGGTGTAGAGATTTTCAATGCACTCCTCTTGTCACTCATGTTATTCATTTTCTGTTATGGAGCAGTGGAGAAAACGGTTACCAATTGGGATATTGTGATTCCTACACTCGAATGGATGACCAACGGGTACATGTATCTCATCGTACTGCTCGGGGGGTTGGGAATGCTGGTGTGTGCACTCATCGATTTGGTTGCCCTCTTCAGGAGGTCTGCATAA
- a CDS encoding TRAP transporter small permease subunit translates to MRYVLKKPLVWGEEVALLGQIWLTLISVGVLCCKVDHMVVDYISSHLSLKKKLILDIVNHSLITIFFVVMTYSGTVVVDMTKKSITPGLGISVSYMYLPTVIGGVLAIFFSVDLLVSACIELRSLKSLETPREAN, encoded by the coding sequence ATGAGATATGTCTTGAAGAAACCCTTGGTCTGGGGTGAGGAGGTTGCCCTTCTCGGACAGATCTGGCTGACCTTGATCTCCGTGGGAGTACTCTGCTGTAAGGTCGACCATATGGTGGTTGACTATATTTCGAGCCACCTCTCCCTCAAGAAGAAACTGATTCTTGATATCGTGAACCACTCCTTGATTACTATCTTTTTTGTAGTAATGACCTATTCGGGTACTGTGGTTGTCGATATGACAAAGAAATCCATCACTCCCGGCTTAGGGATCTCCGTCTCCTACATGTACCTTCCCACTGTCATCGGAGGTGTCTTGGCTATCTTCTTTAGCGTCGATTTACTTGTATCGGCCTGCATAGAACTGAGATCCCTCAAATCCTTGGAAACACCTAGAGAGGCAAACTAA
- a CDS encoding TRAP transporter large permease — protein MGIPIAFSIGLSSLLYLVASDIPLSLIAQRSVMGVFSYSFLAIPFFVLSGMIMERGGTTRRLMKLANSFVGHFKGGLAVVDIVVSMMFAALSGSGVGGTAAVGAIMIPSMKRKGYSGAFAAAVEGTSGVLASIIPPSLTIVIIGVTGGVSIGRMFFAGIVPGIICGLALIVVAVIISRKRGYGGDEKSTWRTRFSAMKHAILPLVNPIIILGGIFGGIFTVTEAAVVSVVYSLILSMGIYREMTFKDLIEICIKTIRISCAILIIIAISSLFAWILTAERVPQRLTVFFSQVSPNKYVFFLYINLLLLVLGTFMESSALVLILIPTLLPVASAFGIDPVHFGIIFLINLTIGANTPPLGVTLMTGAKIAEVPFYSAAKEVIPFLGAMVVALLLFTVFPQIVLWLPNMVFG, from the coding sequence ATGGGAATTCCCATTGCCTTCTCTATCGGTTTGTCCAGCCTGCTCTATTTGGTTGCATCTGACATACCTTTATCCCTTATCGCCCAACGTTCAGTGATGGGAGTCTTTTCCTACTCCTTTTTGGCCATCCCCTTCTTCGTGCTTTCCGGTATGATCATGGAACGGGGAGGAACCACAAGGAGACTCATGAAACTGGCAAACAGCTTTGTAGGCCATTTCAAAGGTGGCTTGGCAGTAGTTGATATCGTGGTAAGTATGATGTTTGCAGCACTCTCCGGATCTGGCGTAGGTGGAACAGCGGCTGTCGGAGCAATCATGATTCCTTCCATGAAAAGAAAGGGATACTCCGGTGCCTTTGCTGCTGCAGTTGAAGGAACGAGTGGAGTTTTGGCTTCCATTATCCCTCCCAGCCTCACTATCGTCATCATCGGTGTCACCGGTGGTGTCTCCATCGGAAGAATGTTCTTTGCAGGGATTGTTCCAGGAATCATCTGTGGGTTGGCACTGATAGTGGTGGCGGTTATCATATCCCGCAAACGCGGCTATGGTGGCGATGAAAAATCCACGTGGAGAACCCGCTTCTCTGCAATGAAACACGCTATTCTTCCGCTTGTGAACCCGATCATCATCCTTGGTGGCATCTTCGGCGGTATCTTCACCGTAACGGAAGCCGCAGTGGTCTCAGTTGTCTACTCTCTTATCCTTTCCATGGGAATCTATCGTGAGATGACATTCAAGGACTTGATAGAAATCTGCATCAAGACCATCAGGATTTCTTGTGCTATCCTGATTATCATCGCAATCTCAAGCTTGTTTGCCTGGATTCTGACTGCAGAAAGGGTACCGCAGAGATTGACCGTATTCTTCTCGCAGGTATCGCCGAACAAGTATGTCTTCTTCCTGTATATCAACCTGTTGCTTCTGGTGCTGGGAACGTTTATGGAAAGTTCAGCCCTTGTGCTGATCCTCATCCCGACCCTGTTGCCGGTAGCATCTGCGTTCGGTATCGATCCGGTGCATTTTGGCATCATCTTCTTGATCAACCTGACCATCGGAGCAAACACTCCACCCTTGGGAGTAACACTGATGACCGGTGCAAAGATTGCGGAAGTACCCTTCTACAGTGCGGCGAAAGAAGTAATTCCATTCCTCGGAGCGATGGTGGTAGCACTCTTGCTGTTCACCGTATTCCCACAGATTGTCCTGTGGCTGCCCAACATGGTGTTCGGCTAG
- a CDS encoding vitamin B12 dependent-methionine synthase activation domain-containing protein: MKQEVMVLRTDCTLNLESYQRAIRFDSLDDSQEQALALFELANSRLQPKVLLKPLIIDTHEEVGNLPSVAIGSVRFVGKALSALKEIHRVIGYVATCGNELETYDLTEFDMLAPYWLDELKTQALACARKKLREFCREQYGITKPLSLNPGSGNVDIWPIEQMGGLFELLGGTQGIGVKLTESSLMIPNKTIAGLLFASPLTDYESCAYCEREQCPNRRVPFKERL, translated from the coding sequence ATGAAGCAGGAAGTGATGGTGTTGAGGACAGATTGCACACTGAATCTTGAAAGCTACCAGAGAGCAATTCGGTTTGACTCGCTGGATGACTCTCAAGAGCAGGCTCTTGCGCTTTTTGAGCTTGCCAATTCCCGTCTTCAACCCAAGGTTTTGCTCAAGCCTCTGATCATTGATACGCACGAAGAGGTAGGGAATTTGCCTTCGGTAGCAATCGGCTCAGTCCGATTTGTTGGTAAAGCTCTCTCTGCTCTCAAGGAGATTCATCGGGTCATCGGCTATGTGGCAACCTGTGGGAATGAGCTGGAAACCTATGACCTGACCGAGTTTGATATGCTCGCTCCCTATTGGCTTGATGAATTGAAGACGCAGGCATTGGCATGTGCAAGGAAGAAACTTCGAGAGTTTTGCAGAGAGCAGTATGGAATCACCAAGCCGCTGAGCCTGAACCCAGGTTCTGGGAATGTGGATATTTGGCCAATTGAACAAATGGGTGGTTTGTTCGAACTATTGGGGGGTACGCAAGGAATCGGGGTGAAACTAACAGAAAGCTCGCTCATGATACCGAACAAAACCATAGCAGGTCTGCTGTTTGCCTCCCCCCTTACCGATTATGAGAGCTGTGCGTACTGCGAGCGTGAGCAATGCCCGAATCGTAGAGTTCCTTTCAAAGAAAGGCTTTAG
- a CDS encoding transketolase encodes MAAKLRQDTIKMIYNSKSGHPGGSLSAADIISALYFYKMNIKTEDSKWADRDRFVLSKGHAAPVVFAALVNKGFIPREELWSFRHGNGSLQGTVNIKNPGGDMTVGSLGQYLSVSAGMALAGKMDKKDYKVYVMLGDGELQEGQVWEAAMAAAHMRLGNLVGILDNNRVQMCGMTDDVMSIGDIAAKFRAFGWKVVQIDGHDMQQIVDALDAIPNQPDAQPTMIIADTIKGKGVSYMEGTPAWHGGVPTKEQYEQAMRELGGEYEIK; translated from the coding sequence ATGGCAGCTAAGTTACGCCAAGATACCATCAAGATGATTTACAATTCCAAGTCTGGACATCCTGGTGGAAGCTTGTCTGCTGCAGACATCATTTCCGCACTGTATTTTTATAAGATGAATATCAAGACGGAAGATTCGAAGTGGGCTGACCGTGATCGCTTTGTCCTGAGCAAAGGCCATGCAGCTCCAGTCGTATTTGCAGCTTTGGTAAACAAAGGGTTCATTCCCAGGGAAGAACTATGGAGTTTCCGCCATGGAAATGGTTCCTTGCAAGGGACCGTGAACATCAAGAACCCTGGTGGAGATATGACGGTCGGATCTCTTGGTCAGTATCTCTCGGTCAGTGCTGGTATGGCACTTGCAGGAAAAATGGACAAAAAGGACTACAAGGTCTATGTCATGCTGGGTGATGGTGAACTGCAGGAGGGACAGGTCTGGGAAGCAGCAATGGCTGCAGCCCACATGCGCTTGGGAAATCTGGTGGGAATCCTGGACAACAACCGGGTGCAGATGTGCGGCATGACCGATGACGTGATGAGCATTGGTGACATCGCTGCCAAGTTCAGGGCATTCGGTTGGAAGGTCGTACAAATTGATGGTCATGACATGCAGCAAATTGTGGATGCATTGGATGCAATCCCGAACCAGCCCGATGCTCAGCCGACGATGATCATTGCTGATACCATCAAGGGAAAGGGTGTTTCCTACATGGAAGGGACTCCTGCTTGGCATGGTGGTGTTCCCACCAAGGAGCAGTACGAACAGGCTATGCGTGAGCTGGGAGGTGAATATGAAATCAAATAG